One Monomorium pharaonis isolate MP-MQ-018 chromosome 4, ASM1337386v2, whole genome shotgun sequence DNA segment encodes these proteins:
- the LOC105829589 gene encoding actin-binding LIM protein 3 isoform X2, with protein MKSKMSESLIASESRAGVKKDDADQHKQKPLKKGKTFCQSCKKKCSGEVLRVQDKYFHIGCFKCAQCNASLAQGGFFAREGSYYCTKDYRERWGTRCAGCGEYVEGDVVTAGEKHAFHPNCFHCQRCRQPLLGQGTKVSLVQGQALCHRCVGIPVREASTPLGNSASTKGGGHTDPGACAGCGNQLREGQALVALDRQWHVWCFKCHSCDTVLHGEYMGKDGVPYCEKDYQKQFGVKCAYCQRYISGKVLQAGDNHHFHPTCARCTKCGDPFGDGEEMYLQGAAIWHPRCGPGPTGPNGIVNGHGDAHTPQHRESERISSSASEMQFSLRSRTPSLNGSLCSPYSSLSRKYYPARTGSPGLILREYGRPVEDVSRIYTYSYLTETPSQGYLRRPIQPYDKPPTSPHFHRPSSSRSIRSSGGRSSRSGMRALVDALSDTRPKSPASQVDNDEPIELAHYPDAMKPPPGAQPPIERDDFPAPPYPYTDPERRRRWSDTYKGVPTSDDEDDVDNKTYIKEAEQKLKKEQDELSKIDTGIAKVFLQDREKDRENLRHRAANVDPRNASRTPSAAREPTYRLRYESPVGASPSRNIDHARPWEDDDGFSYRSSGPSYNVVSSLRHIPKPGYGLAPRSHTFSSTGGSVSALPGDYSFSGMGDKTHSTDFSSGKSDISTGSITDVDRRALVCTTAPYYSRRISMNDGGILPSSTTYTGGLGSVVGSHGGHHVRRSLPDMGAAPTEPPKLYPYHLLVITNYRLPADVDRCNLERHLSDAEFEAVLQCSRAEFYRLPQWRRNEIKRRARLF; from the exons GTAAAACGTTTTGTCAGTCTTGTAAGAAGAAATGCAGTGGAGAGGTACTGCGGGTACAGGACAAATATTTTCACATAGGATGCTTTAAGTGTGCCCAGTGCAACGCCAGTTTGGCACAGGGTGGTTTCTTCGCACGTGAGGGATCTTACTACTGCACCAAG GATTATCGGGAGCGCTGGGGTACGCGATGTGCTGGTTGCGGAGAGTACGTGGAGGGTGATGTGGTGACAGCTGGCGAGAAGCACGCTTTTCATCCAAATTGTTTCCATTGCCAAAGATGCCGGCAACCATTGCTGGGACAGGGAACAAAAGTGTCCCTCGTTCAAG GTCAGGCGTTATGTCACCGATGCGTTGGTATCCCGGTTCGTGAAGCTTCCACGCCGCTCGGCAATAGCGCCAGTACCAAAGGTGGCGGACACACTGACCCTGGTGCTTGCGCCGGTTGTGGAAACCAATTGAGGGAAGGTCAGGCATTGGTCGCGCTCGATCGTCAATGGCACGTCTGGTGCTTCAAGTGTCACAGCTGCGATACCGTTCTCCACGGAGAATACATGGGAAA AGATGGCGTGCCTTACTGCGAGAAGGATTACCAGAAGCAGTTTGGAGTAAAGTGCGCCTATTGTCAACGTTATATTAGCGGTAAGGTCTTGCAGGCCGGCGATAATCATCATTTCCATCCGACCTGCGCTCGTTGTACGAAATGTGGCGATCCATTTGGCGACGGGGAGGAAATGTACCTTCAGGGTGCCGCCATATGGCACCCACGCTGCGGTCCAGGACCTACCGGACCTAATGGTATCGTGAATGGACATGGGGATGCTCACACTCCGCAACATCGAGAATCGGAGCGAATTTCCAGCAGTGCTTCGGAGATGCAG TTTTCATTGCGGTCACGCACGCCAAGTCTGAACGGATCGTTGTGCAGCCCTTACAGCAGCCTCAGTCGCAAG TATTATCCCGCGCGAACTGGAAGTCCCGGCCTGATCCTGCGAGAATACGGACGACCGGTGGAAGATGTATCTAGGATTTATACTTACTCGTACTTGACTGAAACGCCCAGTCAAGGATATCTGAGACGTCCGATTCAGCCGTACGATAAACCTCCCACTAGCCCGCATTTCCATAGACCTAGCT CATCTCGTTCGATAAGAAGTAGCGGTGGACGCAGCAGTAGATCAGGAATGAGAGCTTTGGTTGACGCGTTGAGCGACACCAGACCGAAATCGCCGGCAAGTCAAGTGGACAACGATGAACCGATAGAATTAGCGCATTATCCAGATGCTATGAAACCACCCCCGGGAGCCCAACCGCCAATCGAGAGAGATGATTTCCCCGCTCCGCCGTATCCTTACACTGATCCTGAAAGACGTAGGCGATGGTCTGACACTTACAAG GGAGTACCTACATCTGATGACGAGGATGATGTggataataaaacatatatcaAAGAGGCGGagcagaaattaaaaaaagagcaaGATGAATTAAGCAAGATCGACACGGGGATAGCTAAGGTATTCCTGCAAGATCGTGAAAAAGATCGAGAGAATTTGAGACACAGAGCTGCGAATGTTGATCCTAGAAATGCCTCGAGGACACCATCTGCTGCCAGAGAACCAACGTATCGATTGCGCTACGAGAGTCCTGTCGGTGCat cGCCTTCACGAAATATTGATCATGCACGACCTTGGGAGGATGACGATGGTTTCAGCTACAGATCCAGCGGGCCTAGTTACAACG TTGTGAGCTCCCTTCGGCACATCCCGAAGCCGGGATACGGTCTGGCACCGCGAAGTCACACCTTCTCGTCGACCGGCGGTTCCGTGTCTGCTCTCCCT GGCGACTATTCGTTCAGCGGGATGGGCGACAAGACGCACAGCACTGATTTCTCGTCTGGCAAATCGGACA TATCAACAGGCAGCATCACGGATGTGGATCGACGGGCATTGGTATGTACCACAGCCCCATACTACTCTCGGCGAATTAGCATG AATGATGGTGGGATTCTTCCATCGTCCACCACGTATACGGGTGGCCTAGGTTCGGTTGTTGGGAGCCATGGAGGTCATCACGTAAGGAGATCTTTGCCGGACATGGGAGCCGCACCAACCGAACCGCCCAAGTTGTATCCCTACCATTTACTCGTTATTACCAACTACAGGCTGCCAGCTGATGTGGATCGTTGCAATCTCGAG cGACACCTCTCCGACGCAGAATTCGAAGCTGTTTTACAATGCTCTCGAGCGGAATTCTATAGACTGCCACAGTGGCGTCGCAATGAAATCAAAAGACGTGCCCGTCTCTTTTAA
- the LOC105829589 gene encoding actin-binding LIM protein 3 isoform X4 produces the protein MKSKMSESLIASESRAGVKKDDADQHKQKPLKKGKTFCQSCKKKCSGEVLRVQDKYFHIGCFKCAQCNASLAQGGFFAREGSYYCTKDYRERWGTRCAGCGEYVEGDVVTAGEKHAFHPNCFHCQRCRQPLLGQGTKVSLVQGQALCHRCVGIPVREASTPLGNSASTKGGGHTDPGACAGCGNQLREGQALVALDRQWHVWCFKCHSCDTVLHGEYMGKDGVPYCEKDYQKQFGVKCAYCQRYISGKVLQAGDNHHFHPTCARCTKCGDPFGDGEEMYLQGAAIWHPRCGPGPTGPNGIVNGHGDAHTPQHRESERISSSASEMQFSLRSRTPSLNGSLCSPYSSLSRKYYPARTGSPGLILREYGRPVEDVSRIYTYSYLTETPSQGYLRRPIQPYDKPPTSPHFHRPSSSRSIRSSGGRSSRSGMRALVDALSDTRPKSPASQVDNDEPIELAHYPDAMKPPPGAQPPIERDDFPAPPYPYTDPERRRRWSDTYKGVPTSDDEDDVDNKTYIKEAEQKLKKEQDELSKIDTGIAKVFLQDREKDRENLRHRAANVDPRNASRTPSAAREPTYRLRYESPVGASPSRNIDHARPWEDDDGFSYRSSGPSYNVVSSLRHIPKPGYGLAPRSHTFSSTGGSVSALPGDYSFSGMGDKTHSTDFSSGKSDISTGSITDVDRRALNDGGILPSSTTYTGGLGSVVGSHGGHHVRRSLPDMGAAPTEPPKLYPYHLLVITNYRLPADVDRCNLERHLSDAEFEAVLQCSRAEFYRLPQWRRNEIKRRARLF, from the exons GTAAAACGTTTTGTCAGTCTTGTAAGAAGAAATGCAGTGGAGAGGTACTGCGGGTACAGGACAAATATTTTCACATAGGATGCTTTAAGTGTGCCCAGTGCAACGCCAGTTTGGCACAGGGTGGTTTCTTCGCACGTGAGGGATCTTACTACTGCACCAAG GATTATCGGGAGCGCTGGGGTACGCGATGTGCTGGTTGCGGAGAGTACGTGGAGGGTGATGTGGTGACAGCTGGCGAGAAGCACGCTTTTCATCCAAATTGTTTCCATTGCCAAAGATGCCGGCAACCATTGCTGGGACAGGGAACAAAAGTGTCCCTCGTTCAAG GTCAGGCGTTATGTCACCGATGCGTTGGTATCCCGGTTCGTGAAGCTTCCACGCCGCTCGGCAATAGCGCCAGTACCAAAGGTGGCGGACACACTGACCCTGGTGCTTGCGCCGGTTGTGGAAACCAATTGAGGGAAGGTCAGGCATTGGTCGCGCTCGATCGTCAATGGCACGTCTGGTGCTTCAAGTGTCACAGCTGCGATACCGTTCTCCACGGAGAATACATGGGAAA AGATGGCGTGCCTTACTGCGAGAAGGATTACCAGAAGCAGTTTGGAGTAAAGTGCGCCTATTGTCAACGTTATATTAGCGGTAAGGTCTTGCAGGCCGGCGATAATCATCATTTCCATCCGACCTGCGCTCGTTGTACGAAATGTGGCGATCCATTTGGCGACGGGGAGGAAATGTACCTTCAGGGTGCCGCCATATGGCACCCACGCTGCGGTCCAGGACCTACCGGACCTAATGGTATCGTGAATGGACATGGGGATGCTCACACTCCGCAACATCGAGAATCGGAGCGAATTTCCAGCAGTGCTTCGGAGATGCAG TTTTCATTGCGGTCACGCACGCCAAGTCTGAACGGATCGTTGTGCAGCCCTTACAGCAGCCTCAGTCGCAAG TATTATCCCGCGCGAACTGGAAGTCCCGGCCTGATCCTGCGAGAATACGGACGACCGGTGGAAGATGTATCTAGGATTTATACTTACTCGTACTTGACTGAAACGCCCAGTCAAGGATATCTGAGACGTCCGATTCAGCCGTACGATAAACCTCCCACTAGCCCGCATTTCCATAGACCTAGCT CATCTCGTTCGATAAGAAGTAGCGGTGGACGCAGCAGTAGATCAGGAATGAGAGCTTTGGTTGACGCGTTGAGCGACACCAGACCGAAATCGCCGGCAAGTCAAGTGGACAACGATGAACCGATAGAATTAGCGCATTATCCAGATGCTATGAAACCACCCCCGGGAGCCCAACCGCCAATCGAGAGAGATGATTTCCCCGCTCCGCCGTATCCTTACACTGATCCTGAAAGACGTAGGCGATGGTCTGACACTTACAAG GGAGTACCTACATCTGATGACGAGGATGATGTggataataaaacatatatcaAAGAGGCGGagcagaaattaaaaaaagagcaaGATGAATTAAGCAAGATCGACACGGGGATAGCTAAGGTATTCCTGCAAGATCGTGAAAAAGATCGAGAGAATTTGAGACACAGAGCTGCGAATGTTGATCCTAGAAATGCCTCGAGGACACCATCTGCTGCCAGAGAACCAACGTATCGATTGCGCTACGAGAGTCCTGTCGGTGCat cGCCTTCACGAAATATTGATCATGCACGACCTTGGGAGGATGACGATGGTTTCAGCTACAGATCCAGCGGGCCTAGTTACAACG TTGTGAGCTCCCTTCGGCACATCCCGAAGCCGGGATACGGTCTGGCACCGCGAAGTCACACCTTCTCGTCGACCGGCGGTTCCGTGTCTGCTCTCCCT GGCGACTATTCGTTCAGCGGGATGGGCGACAAGACGCACAGCACTGATTTCTCGTCTGGCAAATCGGACA TATCAACAGGCAGCATCACGGATGTGGATCGACGGGCATTG AATGATGGTGGGATTCTTCCATCGTCCACCACGTATACGGGTGGCCTAGGTTCGGTTGTTGGGAGCCATGGAGGTCATCACGTAAGGAGATCTTTGCCGGACATGGGAGCCGCACCAACCGAACCGCCCAAGTTGTATCCCTACCATTTACTCGTTATTACCAACTACAGGCTGCCAGCTGATGTGGATCGTTGCAATCTCGAG cGACACCTCTCCGACGCAGAATTCGAAGCTGTTTTACAATGCTCTCGAGCGGAATTCTATAGACTGCCACAGTGGCGTCGCAATGAAATCAAAAGACGTGCCCGTCTCTTTTAA
- the LOC105829589 gene encoding actin-binding LIM protein 3 isoform X14 — translation MKSKMSESLIASESRAGVKKDDADQHKQKPLKKGKTFCQSCKKKCSGEVLRVQDKYFHIGCFKCAQCNASLAQGGFFAREGSYYCTKDYRERWGTRCAGCGEYVEGDVVTAGEKHAFHPNCFHCQRCRQPLLGQGTKVSLVQGQALCHRCVGIPVREASTPLGNSASTKGGGHTDPGACAGCGNQLREGQALVALDRQWHVWCFKCHSCDTVLHGEYMGKDGVPYCEKDYQKQFGVKCAYCQRYISGKVLQAGDNHHFHPTCARCTKCGDPFGDGEEMYLQGAAIWHPRCGPGPTGPNGIVNGHGDAHTPQHRESERISSSASEMQYYPARTGSPGLILREYGRPVEDVSRIYTYSYLTETPSQGYLRRPIQPYDKPPTSPHFHRPSSSRSIRSSGGRSSRSGMRALVDALSDTRPKSPASQVDNDEPIELAHYPDAMKPPPGAQPPIERDDFPAPPYPYTDPERRRRWSDTYKGVPTSDDEDDVDNKTYIKEAEQKLKKEQDELSKIDTGIAKVFLQDREKDRENLRHRAANVDPRNASRTPSAAREPTYRLRYESPVGASPSRNIDHARPWEDDDGFSYRSSGPSYNVVSSLRHIPKPGYGLAPRSHTFSSTGGSVSALPGDYSFSGMGDKTHSTDFSSGKSDISTGSITDVDRRALNDGGILPSSTTYTGGLGSVVGSHGGHHVRRSLPDMGAAPTEPPKLYPYHLLVITNYRLPADVDRCNLERHLSDAEFEAVLQCSRAEFYRLPQWRRNEIKRRARLF, via the exons GTAAAACGTTTTGTCAGTCTTGTAAGAAGAAATGCAGTGGAGAGGTACTGCGGGTACAGGACAAATATTTTCACATAGGATGCTTTAAGTGTGCCCAGTGCAACGCCAGTTTGGCACAGGGTGGTTTCTTCGCACGTGAGGGATCTTACTACTGCACCAAG GATTATCGGGAGCGCTGGGGTACGCGATGTGCTGGTTGCGGAGAGTACGTGGAGGGTGATGTGGTGACAGCTGGCGAGAAGCACGCTTTTCATCCAAATTGTTTCCATTGCCAAAGATGCCGGCAACCATTGCTGGGACAGGGAACAAAAGTGTCCCTCGTTCAAG GTCAGGCGTTATGTCACCGATGCGTTGGTATCCCGGTTCGTGAAGCTTCCACGCCGCTCGGCAATAGCGCCAGTACCAAAGGTGGCGGACACACTGACCCTGGTGCTTGCGCCGGTTGTGGAAACCAATTGAGGGAAGGTCAGGCATTGGTCGCGCTCGATCGTCAATGGCACGTCTGGTGCTTCAAGTGTCACAGCTGCGATACCGTTCTCCACGGAGAATACATGGGAAA AGATGGCGTGCCTTACTGCGAGAAGGATTACCAGAAGCAGTTTGGAGTAAAGTGCGCCTATTGTCAACGTTATATTAGCGGTAAGGTCTTGCAGGCCGGCGATAATCATCATTTCCATCCGACCTGCGCTCGTTGTACGAAATGTGGCGATCCATTTGGCGACGGGGAGGAAATGTACCTTCAGGGTGCCGCCATATGGCACCCACGCTGCGGTCCAGGACCTACCGGACCTAATGGTATCGTGAATGGACATGGGGATGCTCACACTCCGCAACATCGAGAATCGGAGCGAATTTCCAGCAGTGCTTCGGAGATGCAG TATTATCCCGCGCGAACTGGAAGTCCCGGCCTGATCCTGCGAGAATACGGACGACCGGTGGAAGATGTATCTAGGATTTATACTTACTCGTACTTGACTGAAACGCCCAGTCAAGGATATCTGAGACGTCCGATTCAGCCGTACGATAAACCTCCCACTAGCCCGCATTTCCATAGACCTAGCT CATCTCGTTCGATAAGAAGTAGCGGTGGACGCAGCAGTAGATCAGGAATGAGAGCTTTGGTTGACGCGTTGAGCGACACCAGACCGAAATCGCCGGCAAGTCAAGTGGACAACGATGAACCGATAGAATTAGCGCATTATCCAGATGCTATGAAACCACCCCCGGGAGCCCAACCGCCAATCGAGAGAGATGATTTCCCCGCTCCGCCGTATCCTTACACTGATCCTGAAAGACGTAGGCGATGGTCTGACACTTACAAG GGAGTACCTACATCTGATGACGAGGATGATGTggataataaaacatatatcaAAGAGGCGGagcagaaattaaaaaaagagcaaGATGAATTAAGCAAGATCGACACGGGGATAGCTAAGGTATTCCTGCAAGATCGTGAAAAAGATCGAGAGAATTTGAGACACAGAGCTGCGAATGTTGATCCTAGAAATGCCTCGAGGACACCATCTGCTGCCAGAGAACCAACGTATCGATTGCGCTACGAGAGTCCTGTCGGTGCat cGCCTTCACGAAATATTGATCATGCACGACCTTGGGAGGATGACGATGGTTTCAGCTACAGATCCAGCGGGCCTAGTTACAACG TTGTGAGCTCCCTTCGGCACATCCCGAAGCCGGGATACGGTCTGGCACCGCGAAGTCACACCTTCTCGTCGACCGGCGGTTCCGTGTCTGCTCTCCCT GGCGACTATTCGTTCAGCGGGATGGGCGACAAGACGCACAGCACTGATTTCTCGTCTGGCAAATCGGACA TATCAACAGGCAGCATCACGGATGTGGATCGACGGGCATTG AATGATGGTGGGATTCTTCCATCGTCCACCACGTATACGGGTGGCCTAGGTTCGGTTGTTGGGAGCCATGGAGGTCATCACGTAAGGAGATCTTTGCCGGACATGGGAGCCGCACCAACCGAACCGCCCAAGTTGTATCCCTACCATTTACTCGTTATTACCAACTACAGGCTGCCAGCTGATGTGGATCGTTGCAATCTCGAG cGACACCTCTCCGACGCAGAATTCGAAGCTGTTTTACAATGCTCTCGAGCGGAATTCTATAGACTGCCACAGTGGCGTCGCAATGAAATCAAAAGACGTGCCCGTCTCTTTTAA
- the LOC105829589 gene encoding actin-binding LIM protein 2 isoform X7, which translates to MKSKMSESLIASESRAGVKKDDADQHKQKPLKKGKTFCQSCKKKCSGEVLRVQDKYFHIGCFKCAQCNASLAQGGFFAREGSYYCTKDYRERWGTRCAGCGEYVEGDVVTAGEKHAFHPNCFHCQRCRQPLLGQGTKVSLVQGQALCHRCVGIPVREASTPLGNSASTKGGGHTDPGACAGCGNQLREGQALVALDRQWHVWCFKCHSCDTVLHGEYMGKDGVPYCEKDYQKQFGVKCAYCQRYISGKVLQAGDNHHFHPTCARCTKCGDPFGDGEEMYLQGAAIWHPRCGPGPTGPNGIVNGHGDAHTPQHRESERISSSASEMQFSLRSRTPSLNGSLCSPYSSLSRKYYPARTGSPGLILREYGRPVEDVSRIYTYSYLTETPSQGYLRRPIQPYDKPPTSPHFHRPSSSRSIRSSGGRSSRSGMRALVDALSDTRPKSPASQVDNDEPIELAHYPDAMKPPPGAQPPIERDDFPAPPYPYTDPERRRRWSDTYKGVPTSDDEDDVDNKTYIKEAEQKLKKEQDELSKIDTGIAKVFLQDREKDRENLRHRAANVDPRNASRTPSAAREPTYRLRYESPVGASPSRNIDHARPWEDDDGFSYRSSGPSYNVSTGSITDVDRRALVCTTAPYYSRRISMNDGGILPSSTTYTGGLGSVVGSHGGHHVRRSLPDMGAAPTEPPKLYPYHLLVITNYRLPADVDRCNLERHLSDAEFEAVLQCSRAEFYRLPQWRRNEIKRRARLF; encoded by the exons GTAAAACGTTTTGTCAGTCTTGTAAGAAGAAATGCAGTGGAGAGGTACTGCGGGTACAGGACAAATATTTTCACATAGGATGCTTTAAGTGTGCCCAGTGCAACGCCAGTTTGGCACAGGGTGGTTTCTTCGCACGTGAGGGATCTTACTACTGCACCAAG GATTATCGGGAGCGCTGGGGTACGCGATGTGCTGGTTGCGGAGAGTACGTGGAGGGTGATGTGGTGACAGCTGGCGAGAAGCACGCTTTTCATCCAAATTGTTTCCATTGCCAAAGATGCCGGCAACCATTGCTGGGACAGGGAACAAAAGTGTCCCTCGTTCAAG GTCAGGCGTTATGTCACCGATGCGTTGGTATCCCGGTTCGTGAAGCTTCCACGCCGCTCGGCAATAGCGCCAGTACCAAAGGTGGCGGACACACTGACCCTGGTGCTTGCGCCGGTTGTGGAAACCAATTGAGGGAAGGTCAGGCATTGGTCGCGCTCGATCGTCAATGGCACGTCTGGTGCTTCAAGTGTCACAGCTGCGATACCGTTCTCCACGGAGAATACATGGGAAA AGATGGCGTGCCTTACTGCGAGAAGGATTACCAGAAGCAGTTTGGAGTAAAGTGCGCCTATTGTCAACGTTATATTAGCGGTAAGGTCTTGCAGGCCGGCGATAATCATCATTTCCATCCGACCTGCGCTCGTTGTACGAAATGTGGCGATCCATTTGGCGACGGGGAGGAAATGTACCTTCAGGGTGCCGCCATATGGCACCCACGCTGCGGTCCAGGACCTACCGGACCTAATGGTATCGTGAATGGACATGGGGATGCTCACACTCCGCAACATCGAGAATCGGAGCGAATTTCCAGCAGTGCTTCGGAGATGCAG TTTTCATTGCGGTCACGCACGCCAAGTCTGAACGGATCGTTGTGCAGCCCTTACAGCAGCCTCAGTCGCAAG TATTATCCCGCGCGAACTGGAAGTCCCGGCCTGATCCTGCGAGAATACGGACGACCGGTGGAAGATGTATCTAGGATTTATACTTACTCGTACTTGACTGAAACGCCCAGTCAAGGATATCTGAGACGTCCGATTCAGCCGTACGATAAACCTCCCACTAGCCCGCATTTCCATAGACCTAGCT CATCTCGTTCGATAAGAAGTAGCGGTGGACGCAGCAGTAGATCAGGAATGAGAGCTTTGGTTGACGCGTTGAGCGACACCAGACCGAAATCGCCGGCAAGTCAAGTGGACAACGATGAACCGATAGAATTAGCGCATTATCCAGATGCTATGAAACCACCCCCGGGAGCCCAACCGCCAATCGAGAGAGATGATTTCCCCGCTCCGCCGTATCCTTACACTGATCCTGAAAGACGTAGGCGATGGTCTGACACTTACAAG GGAGTACCTACATCTGATGACGAGGATGATGTggataataaaacatatatcaAAGAGGCGGagcagaaattaaaaaaagagcaaGATGAATTAAGCAAGATCGACACGGGGATAGCTAAGGTATTCCTGCAAGATCGTGAAAAAGATCGAGAGAATTTGAGACACAGAGCTGCGAATGTTGATCCTAGAAATGCCTCGAGGACACCATCTGCTGCCAGAGAACCAACGTATCGATTGCGCTACGAGAGTCCTGTCGGTGCat cGCCTTCACGAAATATTGATCATGCACGACCTTGGGAGGATGACGATGGTTTCAGCTACAGATCCAGCGGGCCTAGTTACAACG TATCAACAGGCAGCATCACGGATGTGGATCGACGGGCATTGGTATGTACCACAGCCCCATACTACTCTCGGCGAATTAGCATG AATGATGGTGGGATTCTTCCATCGTCCACCACGTATACGGGTGGCCTAGGTTCGGTTGTTGGGAGCCATGGAGGTCATCACGTAAGGAGATCTTTGCCGGACATGGGAGCCGCACCAACCGAACCGCCCAAGTTGTATCCCTACCATTTACTCGTTATTACCAACTACAGGCTGCCAGCTGATGTGGATCGTTGCAATCTCGAG cGACACCTCTCCGACGCAGAATTCGAAGCTGTTTTACAATGCTCTCGAGCGGAATTCTATAGACTGCCACAGTGGCGTCGCAATGAAATCAAAAGACGTGCCCGTCTCTTTTAA